The Persephonella sp. DNA window ACAGAGTTATTCTTTCAGGGGGACTCTCACCTGAAAATCTTGAGGAAATTTTAAGAGATTTACAGCCATATGGGGTTGATGCTTCTTCTAAACTTGAAAAAGAACCCGGAATAAAAGATTTAGAAAAAACCAGAAGATTTATTGAGATAGCAAGGAAATATTATGAGTCAGCTGATTAAACAGATAAAACCTGTTTTTGAAGAAAAGGTAACCCCTGTTATAGAGCTTTTTTATAAGATTGGTATCTCACCTAATTTTTTAACAATTTTGGGGTTTATCCTTGTTGTTACAGGAAGTTATTTCCTTGCTGTTCAAAATTTTATAGTTGCTGGAATTTTGCTTACTCTGGGAAATATATGTGATGCCCTTGATGGTGCTCTTGCGAGGCGTTTTGACAAATCCACCAAATTTGGTGCTTTTTTAGATTCTGTGATTGATAGACTTTCTGATGCTTTTCCTTTAATGGCTGTTGTTTATATTTTTAGGAATGATGATATTCTTCTGGGTCTATCCCTTATTGCAATTGTTTTCTCTTTTTTAGTTAGTTATACAAGGGCAAGAGCTGAAGGACTTGGAGTTGAATGTAAGGTTGGTTTTTTTGAAAGACCTGAAAGATCTATTATCCTGATTGTTTCTGTCTTTCTTGCCAGGGTTGATATAGGAATTCTTTTGATTGCTATCGGTGCAGTTATAACATCTTTCCAGAGGATATATTGTATGTATCAAAAGACATAGACTTATGTTCTAATTCTCCTTATTCTTCCGAGGAAATTTCTTTAATTACTTTTT harbors:
- a CDS encoding CDP-alcohol phosphatidyltransferase family protein; this translates as MSQLIKQIKPVFEEKVTPVIELFYKIGISPNFLTILGFILVVTGSYFLAVQNFIVAGILLTLGNICDALDGALARRFDKSTKFGAFLDSVIDRLSDAFPLMAVVYIFRNDDILLGLSLIAIVFSFLVSYTRARAEGLGVECKVGFFERPERSIILIVSVFLARVDIGILLIAIGAVITSFQRIYCMYQKT